GCGTTATGGTGCTCTGTCTCTGCAGTGCCTGGGCTAGGGGTAGGGAAGCTCCAGGAAGGCCTCCCTGGCGTCTGTTGAGTCACACATGCTTCAGTGTAAAATCACCTGTGAGCCAAGGCAGCCTGTTCAGGGCAGTGTGTTCTCTGTAACCCACCTTTATTGAAGTAGCATGTCAGGAGCCACTTAGAAGTTCTCAGTTCTCAGCTAAATTTAGATGAACTCTTTCTAAAGCTTTTGTGTGCTTTGAAAAGCACTTTTTTCTTGCAGTATAGCAAGTCTGATCACATTCTCTATTTGTTCTATGGAAATTGATCtgttttagccaggcatggtggtgcagaccGCTAATCCTACTTACcaggtcgaggcaggaggatgagaagtttgaggccagctgcagctacatgagactctgtctcaaaagccaaaccaggctgggtggtggtggtggtggtggtggcgcacgcctttaatcccagcactcgagaggcagagccaggcagatctctgtgagttcaaggccaacctgggctaccaagtgagttccaggaaaggcataatgctacacagagaaaccctgtctcgaaaaaccaaaaaaaaagccaaaccaaacagccaaacaaaaatttttctcttaaatatatATCCTTGGTGGTCAATTGTGTTTTCCCTGAAAAATAGCCATTTTAGTTAtgctacattttttaaatctaaatttattgccagtcattttttttcctaataatgcTCTGTACTCATCATTTTCACattattgtttccttttttatttttatttttttttctttttctttcccaagacatagtttgtatagccctggctgtcctggaacttgctctgtagaccaggctggcctcagagatccacctgcctctgccttcaagtgctgagattaaagacatgtgccactactgcccagcttcttgtttgctttttatttatatatttttgtttgtttgagacagtttctgtgagccctcttgcctcagtttcccaactgctagtgttataaattataatattatatttctatatagATGTACCCCCCGTACATTGCCATTTGTTATTTCTATGTTTGTTctccattttgtttatttttgtcttgtttgtttgcttttagtgCTGTGTggaactcaggacttcacaccttaggcaagcactctaccaccaagctgcAAAGATGTGTCCTTGGTCCCTTATACATTgtatctgagatagggtcttgctggaGTGCCCAGGCTGCACTTCCCTTATACATTgtatctgagatagggtcttgctggaGTGCCCAGGCTGCACTTGCATTTGCGgttctcctgtctcaacctcagGCGTGCTGTGGTCACAGGCCTGTGGATCCTCACCCACCAttgtaactttatttttttacctttttgttttctaaaaaacaaTGATGCTAGAtactattttaaatcttttttttctattgacaTAAAAGTTATatagttcatatttttaaatttttaaatagattttctaTTTTCGTTATTTCTAGTTTGGTACAAAATACCTATATGATTTCAACTTTTTGCACAGACCACAATTGCAATAATTGAAAATCTCATCCTCTTTCACGAGGGTCATTCTGCACAGCATTTTTCTCTGACTCCTCCTCTTGGCTTGCTGTCCTCTGCTCTGCAGGTACTACACCTTCACGTTCAGATATGTGCCTCCAATACCTAGTGACATCATCCCCTAGGAGTTCTAAGCTTTTCAGTAAGATGTACACCTGTTTCATGGTCTGGAAATGCAGTAATGGATAATCTCAGAAAATCCAGGAGAGGTCTCTCTAATGAGGGAATGAAACAGAGAAGACCAGAGCAGGGGGAGGAAGGAACGAAGCAGCTGTGATATAACGAATgaggaaacagacaggaaatggaCACTGAAGAGAACCCAGCCTAAATGACAATAGAAGGAGCCTGTTTTgatttaagacagggtttctctgtgttgccttgactgtcctgtagctcactttgtagaccaggctggcctcgaactcatagagatccactgcctctgcccagagtgctgggattaaaggcatgcaccactacggCCCGCATAAGAAGCCTTTTGAACTATGGCTTGCCTAGTGTtggtgaggccctgggtccaacCTTAAGTAccacaaggaaaggaaaagaatggacATAAGGGCAGATGCAAAGTGGGGAAGGCGTAAGAATGATCTCCCTGTGCCATGTGTGTGTTTAACTATGCATGCTTAGATGCATGAAGAGACTGTTTACCATCTGCAGTAAACTATGAGATTAGAGGCAAAAAGATATACTTAGAACAAGTAGGAGCTGTGATAAATAAACAAGTCAATTCTATTATGCTATGAACTTATCATTTAGTAGAGAATAAGTTAAGATTGTGTCTGCCTTTAAAGAGCCTCTCAGGTAAGGAAAAGCTGAGGCTTGAACAGCACAATGTTACAGCTGTGTGAgactctgggttccatctccagtactTTTTATAAAGTTGGGAAAGTCAGTCACAGCTGTGAAAATGCAGACTTGTTAATAATGAGAGTGGAGCGGGAGAGAGTGCTCAGGTGATGAAGCACTTGCTTTGCGCACAGGATGCCCTGAGTTAGAAGAGTCTTAGCATCCATTTAAAAGCCAGTGtgtgtaatctcagtgctgggaaggcagagacagaggatcccagagcttgctggccagccagcctaactgaACCGATAAGTTCCAGCTtcagagactgtctccaaaaataaggtggaggacCTAGAGATACTGCTCCATGGTTAAGAGGgctgttgctcttgtagaggacctaggttcagttcctagaacccacgtgATGGATCAcaaacagctgtaactccaggtccaggggatccaacaccctcctctgacctctacatgtgcacagtGCACAAAAAAATCATGGAGGCACaacactcatacacctaaaataaatagatctactctgcaggagcagccagtgctcttaaccactggaccatctctccagtctcctaaatgtttaataaaaattagaatctGGTCTgggaagatgggtcagtggttaaagtgTTTCCTCACAAATGTGTTCAGTTCCCCCAACCAGTGTAAATGCCAGTTAGGTGTGGTGATCCACTGGTAATTCCAGACTTGGAAGGCAAAGATAGAGGAtttcctagagcagtggttctcaaccttcctaatgctgggaccctttaatacagttcctcttgttgtggtgacccccaaccataaaattattttcattgctacttcataactgtcattttactactgttatgggtcaaatgtaaatatctgatatgcaggatatctaatatgtgacccctCCCAAGGAATCTCGACTcatatgttgagaaccactgccctacagcaagctagctagcaagactagccatattggtgagctctgggtttggttgAAAGACCCAATCCTCAATGAATAAGATGGATGGTAAATTGAGAatgattcctgacatcaaccttaGGCCTCCACATGCCCCCCATGTGTACCTATACATGTGCAAAACATGTATCTACATACAAGTGCACGTCACActacaaacacaaaaacacatgaaaaatgggggaaaaattaTAGTCTTATCCAGGTGGTTTTGGTAGTATTTGAACAgtattgggattttttttgtttgtttgttttttgagacaggttctcactatgtagccctggctgtcctagaactcactatgtagatcaggctggtctcaaactcacagtttcatctctctcttcctcccgagtgttgggattaaagatgtctgccactacacccagctttaaACAGTGTTTATAATAAGCCACCCAACAATTCTGATCTATACCTCAGTTCATGAACCAGTGATAGATAATGTTTAATTGATTACCACTGCCTTTCCTTATATTAACTCTCATTTTCCTAGTATTCCCTTTTGCCCCCCAAATTATATGACACTAATTTGAGTTTGATTGAACGTTACCTTCTTCGTCTTCTATTTTTACTGTAGAAAGTTTActtcttgagaaaaagaaaatagtgtgtgtctgctttctttcttgcAGATTTGGAAACTAAGGATGAGACCAATCAGTTATCCTCAGAAAACGGCATTTATGAAATGAATTTATCCCAATGGAAGATAATGGAAAGAACTGGGAACAGTAGCCTGAAGggccttattttaaaaagtgaatgggagtccaaaagaaaacatgaaagccAAGAGGGATCTCAGGAGGGATATCTCAGACAAGTGAAAATCACGTCTGAAAAAATGTCCTCTTACCAAAAGTACACATCTGCTACTCCACGTCAGAGAATCCGTTTTGtggagaaaccctatgaatgtaatgaatgtgggaaGGCATTTAGAGTCCGCCAACAGCTTACTTTTCATCATAGAATTCATACTGGcgagaagccctatgaatgtaaggaatgtgggatGGCTTTTAGGCAGACTGCACACCTTACCAGACATCAGAGACTTCATTCTGGTGAAAAACTGTATGAGTGTAAGGAGTGTGGGGAAGCATTCATGTATGGCCCAGACCTCAGAGCACATCAAAAACTTCATCCCGGTGAGAAGCCCTACGCATGTaaagaatgtgggaaagccttcagggTACGGGGACAGCTTACTCTCCATCAGAGGATCCACACTGGTGAGAAGCCCTATGTGTGTAAAGAATGTGGGAAGGCCTTCAGGCAGTATGCACACCTTACTCGACATCAGAAACTTAATATTGCTGACAGACTCTATGAGTGTAAAGAGTGTGGGAAAGActttctgtgtggctctggcctTAGAGTACATTACAAACTTCACACTGGTGAGAAGCCTTATGAATGTA
The sequence above is drawn from the Peromyscus leucopus breed LL Stock chromosome 1, UCI_PerLeu_2.1, whole genome shotgun sequence genome and encodes:
- the Zfp82 gene encoding zinc finger protein 82 homolog isoform X2 translates to MDLCLLSARIKGYFISKPDVISLLEQGKEPWKVVRRRRRNPDLETKDETNQLSSENGIYEMNLSQWKIMERTGNSSLKGLILKSEWESKRKHESQEGSQEGYLRQVKITSEKMSSYQKYTSATPRQRIRFVEKPYECNECGKAFRVRQQLTFHHRIHTGEKPYECKECGMAFRQTAHLTRHQRLHSGEKLYECKECGEAFMYGPDLRAHQKLHPGEKPYACKECGKAFRVRGQLTLHQRIHTGEKPYVCKECGKAFRQYAHLTRHQKLNIADRLYECKECGKDFLCGSGLRVHYKLHTGEKPYECKDCGKAFRVRQQLTLHQRIHTGEKPYECNECGKTFSRGYHLILHHRIHTGEKPYECKGCWKAFSRYSQLISHQSIHIGVKPYDCKECGKAFRLLSQLTQHQSIHAGEKPYTCKECGKSFRLRQKLTLHQSIHTGEKPFECKECRKVFRLNSSLIQHLRIHSGEKPYECKECKKAFRQHSHLTHHLKIHSVKV